One Danio rerio strain Tuebingen ecotype United States chromosome 9, GRCz12tu, whole genome shotgun sequence genomic region harbors:
- the glb1l gene encoding beta-galactosidase-1-like protein precursor has product MKSLNTFVLISLCLLTISSVLADLRSFSIDYKNNCFRKDGKPFQYISGSIHYSRIPREYWQDRLLKMYMTGLNAIQVYVPWNFHETVQGVYNFAGDRDLEYFLNLANQTGLLVILRPGPYICAEWEMGGLPAWLLQKPNIILRSADKEYLQAASDWLAVLLAKMRPWLYQNGGNIISVQVENEYGSYFACDYNYMRHLHTLFRLFLGEDVILFTTDGNTDKEMSCGTLEGLYATIDFGTDTNITTAFIRQRRFEPKGPLVNSEFYTGWLDHWGDKHASVDTNKVSKMLGEMLSMGASVNMYMFEGGTNFGYWNGADHDTRFRSVVTSYDYNAPLTEAGDPTDKLLAIRDVIKNFRDIPVGPMPPATPKLAYGFVTLHKVGNISSLLDTLSPQGPVRSQYPLTFEEIKQYYGFLLYRTTLPRNVPEPTPLISPLNGIHDRAYVSVNGVYQGLMERDTGLVMNITGRQGDQLDILVENMGRVNFGSYINDNKGLLGNLILGNDVLSDWSVYPLDIDTAVANGWLQSAHSGLLTEAGDGPIFYSGTLKPTGRAWDTFVKLNGWTKGQVWVNGFNLGRYWPKRGPQQTLYVPGPFLSANQLNNITVLELERAPPHCRILFMDRPQLDNTGNKT; this is encoded by the exons GCAGATTTGCGCTCATTTTCCATCGACTACAAGAACAACTGCTTCCGAAAGGATGGAAAGCCATTTCAGTACATCTCTGGAAGCATCCACTACTCGCGTATCCCTCGGGAATATTGGCAGGACAGGCTGCTCAAGATGTACATGACTGGACTCAATGCTATTCAGGT gtATGTGCCGTGGAACTTCCATGAGACTGTCCAAGGTGTGTACAACTTTGCAGGAGACAGAGACCTTGAGTACTTCTTGAACTTGGCCAATCAGACCGGGCTGTTAGTCATCCTGCGACCAGGGCCGTACATCTGCGCAGAATGGGAAATG GGTGGTTTGCCTGCCTGGTTGCTGCAAAAGCCCAATATTATCCTGCGTTCGGCAGACAAAG agtattTACAGGCAGCAAGCGACTGGTTGGCGGTGTTGCTTGCCAAGATGAGACCGTGGCTGTATCAGAATGGAGGAAATATTATCAGTGTGCAG GTGGAAAACGAATATGGCAGTTACTTCGCTTGTGATTATAACTACATGCGGCACCTCCACACTCTGTTCCGCTTGTTTCTGGGAGAAGACGTCATTCTCTTTACTACAGACGGAAACACGGATAAAGAGATGAGCTGCGGCACGCTTGAGGGCCTTTATGCCACTATAGACTTTGGcacag ACACAAATATCACTACAGCCTTCATCCGACAAAGGAGATTTGAGCCTAAAGGCCCACTA GTGAATTCAGAGTTCTACACAGGCTGGTTGGATCACTGGGGAGACAAACATGCTTCTGTGGACACTAACAAAGTGAGCAAAATGCTGGGAGAGATGTTATCCATGGGCGCCAGTGTCAACAT GTACATGTTTGAGGGAGGAACAAACTTCGGCTACTGGAATG GAGCAGATCATGATACCAGATTTCGGTCTGTGGTCACCAGTTATGATTACAACGCACCTCTAACAGAGGCAGGAGACCCCACTGATAAACTGCTAGCCATCAGAGATGTCATTAAGAAT tttcGAGATATTCCAGTTGGTCCAATGCCACCAGCCACCCCAAAACTTGCATATGGCTTCGTTACACTTCACAAG GTTGGCAACATTAGCAGCTTGCTGGATACGCTATCACCTCAAGGTCCAGTACGATCTCAATACCCCTTGACATTTGAGGAGATTAAACAA TACTATGGCTTCCTGCTATACCGAACGACTCTGCCGCGGAATGTTCCCGAGCCGACCCCTCTCATCTCGCCCCTCAATGGCATCCATGATCGCGCATACGTCTCTGTGAATGGG GTATACCAGGGGCTGATGGAGCGGGACACTGGACTGGTGATGAACATTACCGGGCGCCAGGGGGATCAGTTGGACATACTTGTCGAGAACATGGGCAGGGTTAATTTTGGCAGTTACATCAATGATAACAAG GGTCTCTTGGGTAACTTGATTTTGGGAAATGATGTGCTTTCCGATTGGTCTGTCTACCCATTGGATATCGACACTGCGGTAGCCAATGGCTGGCTGCAGTCTGCTCATTCTGGGCTGTTGACAGAAGCAGGAGATGGACCAATCTTTTACTCAGGAACCCTGAAGCCTACAGGCCGCGCATGGGACACTTTTGTAAAACTTAATGGATGGACTAAG gGTCAGGTGTGGGTAAACGGGTTCAACTTGGGGCGGTATTGGCCCAAGCGAGGCCCTCAACAGACACTGTATGTGCCTGGACCTTTTCTCAGTGCCAATCAGCTAAACAACATCACAGTGCTGGAGCTGGAAAGAGCTCCACCACACTGCAGAATCCTGTTCATGGACCGACCTCAGCTGGACAACACAGGAAACAAGACATGA